In the Methanofollis sp. UBA420 genome, one interval contains:
- a CDS encoding 6,7-dimethyl-8-ribityllumazine synthase, with protein TQHDEIVVQHAARKIIDLSLEYNKPVALGISGPGMTRMEANERIDYAKRAVESAVKMVQRLG; from the coding sequence ACCCAGCACGACGAGATCGTCGTCCAGCACGCCGCCCGGAAGATCATCGACCTCTCCCTCGAGTACAACAAGCCGGTCGCCCTCGGCATCTCCGGGCCCGGCATGACCCGCATGGAAGCCAACGAGCGGATCGACTACGCAAAGCGCGCCGTTGAATCTGCCGTCAAGATGGTGCAGAGATTAGGATGA
- a CDS encoding pyridoxal phosphate-dependent aminotransferase, translating to MRTLSEKIGAVAPSATIEITDAAKKMKREGIDVISLSIGEPDFATPEHIVQACSDALARGETHYAPSAGIPELLHAVAAKCRTENGIPCGPENVIATCGAKDAIYEAMQACLNPGDEVILPDPAWVSYEPCVQMADGRVVHHPLKEPSFQIDDAILERVGQKTKMIVVNTPSNPAGTVLSKASLKLVADLCEDYDLLALSDEIYEKLIYGKEHISLAALGDMAERTITINGFSKAYAMTGWRLGYAVAPLPILRQMMKVQQHSISSPTTFVMWGGVAALQGDQTCVEAMRKEFEARRMYMLDEFASMGYTVAPPDGAFYAFVKVEGDDMAIARSWLNDAHVAATPGTAFNAPGWIRVSYAASIPTLKEAMRRIRAWKSGQ from the coding sequence ATGAGGACCCTCTCCGAGAAGATCGGCGCTGTCGCCCCGTCGGCGACGATCGAGATCACCGACGCCGCCAAAAAGATGAAGAGAGAGGGGATCGACGTGATCAGCCTCTCCATCGGCGAACCCGACTTCGCCACGCCGGAGCATATCGTGCAGGCCTGCTCCGACGCCCTGGCGCGCGGCGAGACCCACTATGCCCCGTCGGCCGGCATCCCGGAACTCCTCCATGCCGTGGCCGCGAAGTGCCGGACAGAGAACGGGATCCCCTGCGGACCGGAGAACGTCATCGCCACCTGCGGGGCGAAGGACGCCATCTATGAGGCGATGCAGGCCTGCCTCAACCCCGGTGACGAGGTGATCCTCCCTGACCCGGCCTGGGTCAGCTACGAGCCCTGCGTCCAGATGGCAGACGGGCGGGTCGTCCACCACCCCCTGAAGGAGCCCTCCTTCCAGATCGACGACGCCATCCTGGAGCGGGTCGGGCAGAAGACGAAGATGATCGTCGTCAATACCCCCTCGAACCCGGCCGGGACGGTGCTCTCGAAGGCCTCCCTGAAACTTGTCGCGGACCTCTGCGAGGACTACGACCTTCTCGCCCTCTCCGACGAGATCTACGAAAAACTCATCTATGGCAAAGAGCACATATCCCTCGCGGCCCTCGGGGACATGGCCGAACGGACGATCACCATCAACGGCTTTTCCAAGGCCTACGCGATGACAGGGTGGCGCCTCGGGTATGCCGTCGCCCCCCTGCCCATACTGCGGCAGATGATGAAGGTCCAGCAGCACTCGATCTCCTCCCCCACGACCTTCGTCATGTGGGGCGGCGTCGCGGCCCTGCAGGGCGACCAGACCTGTGTCGAGGCGATGCGGAAGGAGTTCGAGGCGCGCCGGATGTACATGCTCGACGAGTTCGCCTCGATGGGCTACACGGTTGCCCCGCCGGACGGCGCTTTCTACGCATTCGTGAAGGTGGAGGGCGACGACATGGCGATCGCGCGTTCCTGGCTGAATGACGCACACGTCGCGGCAACCCCGGGTACGGCCTTCAATGCCCCGGGCTGGATACGCGTCTCCTATGCCGCCTCCATCCCCACACTGAAAGAGGCGATGAGGCGGATACGTGCCTGGAAAAGCGGACAGTAA
- a CDS encoding PAS domain S-box protein, which translates to MDTPRIASPRYSAEMVEMYRLKYGDIKLDAIICSDEYAFHFLREHHDDLFPGTPVIFCGVNYFEDRYLAGWENCTGIVEVADVQGTVDAAISINPGVREVYVVNDNTLTGIADRKVVEEVAKGYEGHLTFTMPENQTLDEIKEDVGGLSPDTVVLLMTLTRDANGTYYEYDDVIKEVSGASRVPVYSVWEVYMGDGLTGGNLLSAEDQGREAGMMTLRVLNGESASSIPVKKEPQGEYFFDYVQLKRFGLENAPLPAGSTVINSPPPSIEIDRTVAVAGAFAIATLVIAVLFLGYTVRIRRRSEGALRESEEKFRALAERSFDLIFATDAEGLFTYVSPAVRRISGYDPGEFLGKNFVFNQGDADLSRFESFFADLREGKAIEGLAIRIRAKDGSARYLEINAAPILNSGVMVGAQGVARDVTERMEMERVRAEAYAQIEQNIAQFAILGDEIRNPLAVIVGIADLHCEERHAGQIMEQAEIIDGIITALDRGWIESEKVREYLRKH; encoded by the coding sequence ATGGACACCCCACGGATCGCGAGTCCCCGCTACTCCGCGGAGATGGTCGAGATGTACAGGCTCAAGTATGGGGATATCAAACTCGATGCCATCATTTGCTCGGACGAATATGCCTTTCACTTCCTCCGCGAGCACCATGACGACCTCTTCCCCGGGACGCCGGTCATCTTCTGCGGGGTGAACTATTTTGAGGACAGGTACCTTGCCGGGTGGGAGAACTGCACCGGGATCGTCGAAGTCGCCGATGTGCAGGGGACGGTCGACGCCGCCATCTCAATCAATCCGGGCGTCAGGGAGGTCTATGTCGTCAACGACAATACGCTGACCGGGATAGCCGACAGAAAAGTCGTCGAAGAGGTCGCAAAGGGCTATGAGGGCCATCTCACCTTCACAATGCCGGAGAACCAGACCCTTGATGAGATAAAGGAGGACGTCGGTGGCCTCTCTCCCGACACGGTCGTCCTCCTCATGACCCTTACCAGGGACGCAAACGGCACCTATTACGAATACGACGATGTCATCAAGGAGGTCTCCGGCGCCTCCCGCGTGCCGGTCTACAGTGTCTGGGAGGTCTATATGGGGGACGGCCTGACCGGGGGAAATCTCCTCTCTGCCGAGGACCAGGGACGGGAGGCGGGCATGATGACCCTCAGGGTTCTCAACGGCGAATCGGCCTCCTCGATCCCGGTAAAAAAAGAGCCTCAAGGAGAGTACTTCTTCGACTATGTCCAGTTGAAGAGGTTCGGCCTCGAAAATGCCCCTCTCCCGGCAGGGAGCACGGTGATCAACAGCCCGCCGCCCTCGATCGAGATCGACAGGACCGTGGCAGTGGCGGGCGCCTTCGCCATCGCCACCCTCGTCATCGCCGTCCTCTTCCTCGGTTATACGGTCAGGATCAGGAGGAGGTCGGAGGGCGCGCTCAGGGAGAGCGAGGAGAAGTTCCGGGCCCTTGCCGAGCGGAGTTTCGACCTGATCTTCGCCACCGATGCCGAGGGCCTGTTCACCTATGTCTCTCCCGCAGTTCGCCGCATCAGCGGATACGACCCCGGGGAATTTCTGGGCAAAAATTTCGTGTTCAACCAGGGAGACGCCGATCTCTCCAGATTTGAATCCTTCTTTGCAGACCTTCGAGAGGGGAAGGCGATCGAGGGACTGGCGATCCGTATCCGTGCGAAGGACGGGTCGGCACGGTACCTCGAGATCAATGCCGCACCTATCCTGAACAGCGGGGTGATGGTCGGGGCCCAGGGTGTGGCGCGGGACGTCACCGAGAGGATGGAGATGGAGAGGGTGCGGGCCGAGGCCTACGCACAGATCGAGCAGAACATCGCGCAGTTCGCCATACTGGGCGACGAGATCAGAAACCCCCTCGCCGTGATCGTCGGCATCGCCGACCTCCACTGCGAGGAGCGCCATGCCGGGCAGATCATGGAGCAGGCAGAGATCATCGACGGGATCATCACCGCGCTGGACCGCGGCTGGATCGAGTCAGAGAAGGTCCGGGAATACCTCAGGAAACACTGA
- a CDS encoding YIP1 family protein, whose translation MSHWIFDVLLNPDAFFRERADKAPALMVPFILVLIAGIIGAVTAYLTMTAMLPSLPSEMQGFVGLIGITTAIGIVIFSLIIWAVQALVFYALSSFYNGSGDLKKSLEAVGYGYVPLIVSALIILGLTYSFLSSFTFPAIDFTDPAASAAFQEMIRKSPLVQAGQIVGVIFLVWAANIWIFGMKYARGLTTRDAAVVVGVPVVLYIVYQIIMLGVL comes from the coding sequence ATGAGCCATTGGATTTTTGATGTCCTGTTGAACCCGGACGCGTTCTTCAGGGAGAGGGCGGACAAAGCCCCGGCACTGATGGTGCCCTTCATCCTCGTGCTGATCGCCGGGATCATCGGCGCCGTTACGGCCTATCTCACCATGACCGCCATGCTCCCCTCCCTCCCCTCGGAGATGCAGGGGTTTGTCGGCCTCATCGGCATCACCACGGCGATCGGCATCGTGATCTTCTCCCTGATCATCTGGGCCGTCCAGGCCCTCGTCTTCTATGCTCTCTCCTCCTTTTACAACGGGTCCGGCGACCTGAAGAAGAGCCTCGAAGCGGTGGGGTACGGGTACGTCCCTCTCATCGTCTCTGCCCTGATCATTCTCGGCCTGACGTACTCTTTCCTCTCCTCCTTCACCTTCCCGGCCATCGACTTTACCGACCCGGCGGCCTCGGCGGCCTTCCAGGAGATGATCCGGAAGTCCCCACTGGTCCAGGCGGGCCAGATCGTCGGCGTCATCTTCCTTGTCTGGGCGGCGAACATCTGGATCTTCGGGATGAAGTACGCTCGCGGCCTCACCACCAGGGACGCCGCGGTCGTCGTCGGTGTGCCGGTGGTCTTATATATCGTCTATCAGATCATCATGCTCGGTGTGCTGTAG
- a CDS encoding molybdenum cofactor biosynthesis protein B encodes MKPEHIKPIEITAAVITVSSTRTEENDTSGKAIRDLLTAGGYRVVFSVIVKDDRQAIRAALVTALGKADAVVLNGGTGLTPDDCTIEAVEPFFEKRMEGFGELFRMLSFDEIGTSALLSRATAGIVGGKAVFCVPGSTGAVTLATSKIIVPELRHIISHSRG; translated from the coding sequence ATGAAACCCGAGCACATCAAGCCGATCGAGATCACTGCGGCGGTGATCACTGTCTCTTCGACCCGTACCGAGGAGAACGATACCAGCGGAAAGGCGATCCGTGACCTTCTCACCGCCGGGGGATACAGGGTCGTCTTCTCGGTGATCGTGAAGGACGACAGGCAGGCGATCCGGGCCGCCCTTGTCACCGCGCTCGGGAAGGCCGACGCCGTAGTCCTCAACGGCGGCACCGGCCTCACCCCTGACGACTGCACCATCGAGGCCGTCGAGCCCTTCTTCGAGAAGAGGATGGAGGGCTTTGGCGAACTCTTCAGGATGCTCTCCTTCGACGAGATCGGGACCTCGGCCCTCCTCTCGCGGGCGACCGCGGGCATCGTCGGCGGGAAGGCGGTCTTCTGCGTCCCCGGTTCGACAGGCGCCGTGACCCTCGCCACCAGCAAGATCATCGTCCCCGAACTCAGGCATATCATCTCCCACTCGCGGGGATGA
- a CDS encoding ORC1-type DNA replication protein has product MSENDHQSFGLFQKFLSNNRIFRNREVLRHSYRPQILPHRRPQIDAVASILAPALKNETPSNILIYGKTGTGKTACVRYVGAELEKVAAGAGTRCRVVHLNCEVIDTQYRVLAQIAKGLEDLDATPSDKSRAHIPMTGWPTDQVYAELKNQLETTGGVLVIVLDEIDKLVKKSGDETLYNLTRINSDLRGAKVSMIGISNDLRFTDFLDPRVLSSLSEEEIVFPPYNAPQLCDILSQRAQMAFVESSLDEGVIPLCAAFAAQEHGDARRALDLLRVSGELADRENAEKVGERNVRMALEKIETDSMIECISTLPTQSKVVLYSMLLLDQMDKKIFTSGEVTRVYREVSRTVNIDPLTHRRITDLISELSMLGVINSRVVSKGRYGRTKEMWFDTNTKKIQEVLAKDPRLSEERLAQVDLNRLKASFR; this is encoded by the coding sequence ATGTCTGAAAACGATCATCAATCCTTTGGACTCTTTCAAAAGTTCCTGAGTAATAATCGGATCTTCAGAAACCGGGAGGTCCTCCGCCACTCGTACCGCCCCCAGATACTCCCGCACCGTCGCCCCCAGATCGATGCTGTCGCCTCCATCCTCGCTCCTGCCCTCAAGAACGAGACCCCCTCGAACATCCTCATCTACGGGAAGACCGGGACAGGGAAGACGGCCTGTGTCAGGTACGTCGGGGCCGAACTTGAGAAGGTCGCTGCGGGAGCTGGCACTAGATGCCGGGTGGTCCACCTCAACTGTGAGGTGATCGACACCCAGTACCGGGTCCTCGCCCAGATAGCGAAGGGCCTCGAGGACCTCGACGCCACCCCGAGCGACAAGTCCCGCGCCCACATCCCGATGACCGGGTGGCCGACCGACCAGGTCTATGCCGAACTGAAAAACCAGCTCGAGACGACCGGCGGCGTGCTCGTCATCGTCCTGGACGAGATCGACAAACTGGTCAAGAAGAGCGGCGACGAGACCCTGTACAACCTGACTAGGATCAACTCCGACCTGCGGGGTGCGAAGGTCTCGATGATCGGGATCTCCAATGACCTGCGGTTCACCGACTTCCTCGACCCCCGCGTCCTCTCCTCACTTTCAGAGGAGGAGATCGTCTTCCCGCCGTACAATGCGCCGCAGCTCTGCGACATCCTCAGTCAGCGCGCCCAGATGGCCTTTGTCGAGAGCAGCCTTGATGAGGGAGTCATCCCCCTCTGCGCCGCATTCGCCGCGCAGGAGCATGGCGATGCCAGGCGGGCCCTCGACCTCCTCCGGGTCTCGGGCGAACTCGCCGACAGGGAGAACGCGGAGAAGGTGGGGGAAAGGAATGTGCGGATGGCCCTGGAGAAGATCGAGACCGACTCGATGATCGAATGTATCTCGACCCTGCCGACCCAGAGCAAGGTCGTCCTGTACTCGATGCTCCTCCTTGACCAGATGGACAAGAAGATCTTCACCTCAGGCGAGGTGACGCGGGTATACCGCGAGGTCTCGCGCACCGTCAACATCGACCCCCTCACCCACCGGCGGATCACCGACCTCATCTCGGAACTGAGCATGCTCGGCGTGATCAACAGCAGGGTCGTATCGAAAGGGCGATACGGAAGGACAAAAGAGATGTGGTTTGACACCAACACGAAA